TCCGGCCAAGCAAGGCTGCGGGTGCAGGAGGATTTTGCATATCTGACCCGGACGGCCCCCGGCCAATGCTTCGGCGCAAGACGCAATCCGTTCACCCGGTTCACAGAGGGAAATGATGAGTCACCGGTTGCGAAGAGCACGCGTATCACCTGCTGCTTGTACTACCGGATGTCAGAGGAATATTGCAGGAAATGCCCGAAAATTGACAGTGAGAATAAATCTCAACTAAAATGACAGCAGGTCTATCCATTTCGTACAGGATACTGTTGTCAGGAGATGAGAGAAATGCCGCAACAAGAACAGGCAAGTCTATGGAGTGATACGGCGGTCAAGATGCTTGACGTGCGCAGCGGCACTGTGCCGCCCGGTGGTAGTATAAGCGAGACGGGACTGGCGGCTAATCTGCTGCTGCTGGCCATCGGCGGGCAGGGAGGGCTTGTGATCAATGGTGAAGGCTGCCATGTCCAGGCCTCTTTTGCTTGTCATGCTGCCAAGGGATCAGCCTATACTCTGACTGCGGAATCAGACAACATTCATTATACAGCGATCGGCTACAAGGCCATTCCTGTGGCGGGAGCCGCCCATGTGCTCTTCCCTCCGCGCAATCACCCGCTGCGCACTTCGTTTGTGCACCATCCCGCGCTCCCGGCGGAGCTGCATCTGGCGGCGGACAGGATTGCAGCCAAATGGCGCCTGGGCGAAGGGCTGGAACGCTTCCATGCCAATGCGCTGCTGCAGGGGATGCTCTACGAGCTTATTATGGAGCATGAACGCGGCCAGGGCGGCATGGAGCCGGATGTGGTGGAGATTGTTGCCGCCTATATCGAGGGGCATTACCGTCAGGAGCTGGGGCTGAAAGAGCTGGCGGCGCTGGCCGGATGCGGCGTGCGCCAGCTCCAGCGGCGGTTCAAGCAGGAGAAGCGGCTCGGGCCGATGGAATATGTGATCCGTCTGCGGATGGAGAATGCAGAGCGGATGCTGCGTTACACGGACGCTTCTATCGGTGAAATCGCCGAGCGGACAGGCTACCGTGACATGTATTATTTCAGCAGAGCGTTCAAGAAGCATTACGGAGTCCCCCCGCAGCACTACAGACGCACTGCCGCTTCAGCTCCCGGTGCGCTCTCCGCTGCTTCAGGACTGCCGGAACGCTTGACTTCCCCGCAAGGGTCTCAACAGGCTCCGGTGATCCCCCATCTGCGGGGCGAATATGGTGTTACCGCTGCTCCGCAGCGGATCGCCGTACTGGACGTTCAATATGCTGACCATCTGCATGCGCTGGGGATGTCCCCCGCAGGAAGCGTAGGCTTCGGAAGCAGAGAGCTGAACTTCCCCGCTTATTTCCGGGAGAGGTTAAGGGGAACGGAAATGCTTGGAACCTATGAGCACCCGGACCTGGAGGCAGTTGAGCGGCTGCGGCCGGATCTGATTATCTGCACCGAGGTGCATGCTCCGCAGTATGAACGCCTGAGCCGGGTGGCGCCGGCGATCATGTTCAAGCGCAATGAGAGCTGGCAGACGATTCTGCGCCTGTTCGGCGAACTGACCGGCAAGCAGGCGGAGGCGGAACGGATGATTGCCGGTTACCTCCGCCGTACGGCGTTGCTGTCCGCTGAGCTTGCTCCGGTATTGGCCGGTAAAAGCGTTGCACTAATCCGCCCGCGGGATTCAATAGTCCGGGTACATACGGCTTCGCACCGCACAGGTGCTGTGCTGTACCGCGACCTTGGTCTGCCTGCTCCGCAATTTGTGGCCGCCCCTTCCTCCGACACGGCTTATCACATTTCCGTAGACAGACTGCCGGCTGTGCATGCGAATTATTACTTTCTGCTAAGCAACGAGACGATGCAGGAGGGAATATCCCTGACAGAGCAAAGCGTGAGGGGTATGCTGGGTACAGACCCGCAGCGTATCTACCCGGTGGATGCGGCTACCTGGATCGGCTGCTATGGACCGACAGGCATCAATTGTATTGTGGATCAGGTGGCCCGGGCCTTGCTGGCTTAGGCGTGTTAAGTAGCCAAGCCGGAATCGTCTCACATCTCCCTATCATACTTCAGGCGGTAATACGTCCCGTACCCGATAGTGAACAGGTAGGCGAATACCAGTAACAGCACCACGGTGAGCTCGGTCTCCATCAAGGCGAAGGCCAGCATCAAGGCTCCGAACACAAAAACCATCATATCATAGGCTTTCGCCTTCGCCCGGTTGGCAATGGCAACATTACGTTCATCGTTCTTGTTGATCTCAAGCTGCTTGGCGATGGCGGGGCTGTTCTTCAGCGCACGCCTCCCGATCAGTTCCCCCATTCCGCCGCCGAACAGGCCGCAGCCTATTCCGATACAGACATAAGGCAGTGACCGCAGCACCCCCTGCGGGTCTGGAGTAGTTCGAATAAGGTACAAACTGCCCGCCAGCAAGAGTAGACCAGCAATGACCAGAACATAAGCGGTGACCGATTTCTTCATCTCTTCTCTTCCTCCTCATAAATAAAAATCTCCTCAATACTGAGTCCAAAATACCGGGCAATCTTGAATGCGAGCAGAATGGACGGGTTATAACGGCCGTTCTCCAGTGAACCAATCGTCTGCCTGGACACCTCAAGCGCCGCTGCCAGCTCTTCCTGCCGGATTCCGCGCTGCTTGCGCAGCTCTTCCAAACGGTTATTCATGGAATCCCTCTTTCATGGAAAGTTAACTTTACATAAGGAGTGTAGCGCATTATGTAATGGATGTAAAGCGTGCTTTCCATTTTTGGGCGTATAGAGAGGTTGGTCACTCCCCATATGCGAACATCTGTGCTACAATAGGCTTTGTGAATATATGGAAGGCGGTGGGGCTGTGACTGCAGGGCAGTGGGTGATCAAGTTCATGCGGATGCACAGGTGGGTGTTTGTATGCGGATTCCTCGTAACTACGGTGATGACGCTGGTTAATCTGAGCTATCCGTTTCTGGGCGGGAGGATGATTAATATTGCTTTTTATGATCAGGATCTGAGTGCATTTATGAATCTGTGTCTGGTCTATGGCGGTATTCTTCTGTTCAATCAGTTTATTGTGGCGACGCTGAACAATCTGATCTCCTCGCATTTAATGACGGGGTTCGTGTTCGATATCCGGCGGGCGCTGTTCCGCAAGATTCTGCACCAGCAGGGGAAGGATCTCTCCGGGATGTACAGCGGCGATCTGATCAGCCGGATGAACCGCGATGCCACGGACATTATGAATCTCGTCTTCTGGAGTGGTCTCTGGGGATATTCCAATCTGCTGCATATTGTGTTTGCCGTGGGCTTCATGTTCTATTATCATGTCCTGCTGGGCGTGTTCACTGTTGTTCTGGTCCCTGCCATATTCCTGGCTTCGAGATACTTCAAGCAGCGGGCGCTTAGCGTTAACCGGGATCTGGCGGAGGAGCAGGGCAGGCTGTCCTCATACTTATTTGAGATTGTGGCCAATATGCGGGAGATCAAGCTCCTGAATGCGGGGAAGCAGGCTGCTAATACATACTTGAGAAAAACGGTCTCGATCCATGGCATGAATGTAGAGAATGGAAGAATTGAAGTGACCACGGAGCGGGTGAATGCCTTCATCTCGCTTGCCGCACAGCTGCTGCTGTTCCTGATCTGCGCCTATCTTATTGCCGAGGGCCGGATGCCGCTGGGGGTATTCGTGGCTGCTGCCAGCTATTTCAATATGGCGGTGACTTACTTCAGCTCGATTAACAGCAAGATTACCGATGCCTGGCGGCAGACAATCTCCTTGCAGCGGGTAGCGGGTATACTGAATCAGGAGGAGGAGGATTACAGGGCAGACCTGCCGCCTGTGCTGATTCAGAAGGGAACTGTGGAATTCCGTGATGTCCGCTTCGGATACACTGAAGGCAGGCCGGTGCTGGACGGTTTCA
This region of Paenibacillus sp. FSL K6-1096 genomic DNA includes:
- a CDS encoding AraC family transcriptional regulator, with amino-acid sequence MPQQEQASLWSDTAVKMLDVRSGTVPPGGSISETGLAANLLLLAIGGQGGLVINGEGCHVQASFACHAAKGSAYTLTAESDNIHYTAIGYKAIPVAGAAHVLFPPRNHPLRTSFVHHPALPAELHLAADRIAAKWRLGEGLERFHANALLQGMLYELIMEHERGQGGMEPDVVEIVAAYIEGHYRQELGLKELAALAGCGVRQLQRRFKQEKRLGPMEYVIRLRMENAERMLRYTDASIGEIAERTGYRDMYYFSRAFKKHYGVPPQHYRRTAASAPGALSAASGLPERLTSPQGSQQAPVIPHLRGEYGVTAAPQRIAVLDVQYADHLHALGMSPAGSVGFGSRELNFPAYFRERLRGTEMLGTYEHPDLEAVERLRPDLIICTEVHAPQYERLSRVAPAIMFKRNESWQTILRLFGELTGKQAEAERMIAGYLRRTALLSAELAPVLAGKSVALIRPRDSIVRVHTASHRTGAVLYRDLGLPAPQFVAAPSSDTAYHISVDRLPAVHANYYFLLSNETMQEGISLTEQSVRGMLGTDPQRIYPVDAATWIGCYGPTGINCIVDQVARALLA
- a CDS encoding DUF6442 family protein, translated to MKKSVTAYVLVIAGLLLLAGSLYLIRTTPDPQGVLRSLPYVCIGIGCGLFGGGMGELIGRRALKNSPAIAKQLEINKNDERNVAIANRAKAKAYDMMVFVFGALMLAFALMETELTVVLLLVFAYLFTIGYGTYYRLKYDREM
- a CDS encoding helix-turn-helix transcriptional regulator produces the protein MNNRLEELRKQRGIRQEELAAALEVSRQTIGSLENGRYNPSILLAFKIARYFGLSIEEIFIYEEEEKR
- a CDS encoding ABC transporter ATP-binding protein, with the translated sequence MTAGQWVIKFMRMHRWVFVCGFLVTTVMTLVNLSYPFLGGRMINIAFYDQDLSAFMNLCLVYGGILLFNQFIVATLNNLISSHLMTGFVFDIRRALFRKILHQQGKDLSGMYSGDLISRMNRDATDIMNLVFWSGLWGYSNLLHIVFAVGFMFYYHVLLGVFTVVLVPAIFLASRYFKQRALSVNRDLAEEQGRLSSYLFEIVANMREIKLLNAGKQAANTYLRKTVSIHGMNVENGRIEVTTERVNAFISLAAQLLLFLICAYLIAEGRMPLGVFVAAASYFNMAVTYFSSINSKITDAWRQTISLQRVAGILNQEEEDYRADLPPVLIQKGTVEFRDVRFGYTEGRPVLDGFNLRVEGGSTIGIAGRSGAGKTTIGNLLYNLYNVDDGELLIDGVNVQEMNLHSLRSQVGIVHQETVLYDHTLRYNLSFTNNRDNDLLLMEALKKAALHELVLTFPDGLDTMLGTYGQELSGGQKQRLSIARILVKNPKILIFDEATSFLDSRNETLIREMIRKLAQDRTMIIIAHRLSTIRDCDRIAVLEDGVVTGYDTHDVLIRENRTYISLFSEQCEGGEAV